A region of the Roseiconus lacunae genome:
GGAAAGTGGCTTGCCAAATCGGACTCGATGAATGCCTAATCGTCGGCCGTGGAGTCACCCGCAATCGCAGCTATCCACGCTCACTCGTCAGCGACGTCTTCGAATCCATCGTCGCGGCGATTTACCTTGATGGCGGACACGAGATCGTTCGGCAACGACTGATCCGTTGGCTTCGTCGCGAAGTCGAAACTGCCGTCCAGAGCCAGGGTTCGACCAACTACAAGTCGACCCTCCAACAACGTGCCCAGCGCGACATTGCCTGCACACCCCAATACCGCCTGAAACGCGAGACGGGGCCGGATCACCGCAAGTCGTTTCTGATCAGCGCCGTCATCGACGGAAACGAATTCACCGCCGCGTGGGGCAGCAACAAAAAAGAAGCCGAACAAAAGGCAGCGGCAAATGCGTTAGCCGAAATGAGCAACGAGTCGATTCCGTTTCCTTTGACCGAATCGCATTCCGCAGAATCGCATCCGGCGGAAGAGCCTCCCGGGGAAGAGCGATCGTAGGGCGGCAGCGGGAATTGGTAATTAAAGCGTTCCTGCTTTGTTACCGAGCTTGCTAGCGAGCGACAGAATTTCTGGCGGGAGTTTTTTAGGACGCCCCGTCGGATCGACACTGGCGATGACCGAGTCGGCTTCGGCAAGCAACGTCTGCTCGCGCAGGACTCGGTAGTGGTGCGTTAATCGAACTTTTCGAATCTCCGTCGTCACGACTTCCACCTGGAGTAGGTCGTCAAAATCGGCGGGTGCGAAGTAGCGCACGTTCATCTCGGTGACGACCAAAAGCCGACCGGAATCCTCGATTGCCTTGTATGGCATGCCACCGGCACGAAGCATTTCGACCCGAGCGTCTTCGAAGTAATTCAGGTAGTTTGAATGATGCACCCTACGCTGCCCATCGGTTTGGTGATAGCCAACTCGGATCTCGTGGGTGTATTGAATTAAGGCGCTGTTCATCGTGATCGTTCCGCCTGGGAAAATGGATAACCAATCGACACAGCATAAGCCTGAGCGATGAAATCGTCATTGCCCTGAACCTTGATTGCCCTGACCACTGCGTTTCGTCGATCTGTCCGCCGCAGCAAATCCCTACACTGGTTACAATGGGCAGTTTTTAATGACACCCGACTTGGGTGCTGACTCAGGTTTCTTTCGTTGCTAGGCAGGTTAAGCATGACGCGAACAAACGCGGGATTGGTAGTGGTGTGGGGTTTCGTCGCGATAATCTTGGTGACGATTTCAACGACCGTCGTCCGGGCAACCGAGCCGGTCCGAATGGGATGTGGCGACATGACCTTTGAAACAGTTCCCGGCTGGGGACTGCGACCGGACGGCAATTCACCGCTGGGGCCCACTCATGGGGGCGTCGTGATCGATACCGAAGGCAACATCTACACCAGTGCCCAAGCCGGAGTGTTTGTGTTCTCCCCCGAGGGCAAGATCGTCCATACCTACTTGGGCGAGGACTACAGCAACCTGCACGACATGGAAATCCGCCAGGAAGATGGTGAAGAGTACATCTACGGCGCGCGTAACAAGAACGCCGAAGGCATCAAGTTTCGCGTACGAGGCGGAGACGTCGTGCTGCGCCTACCGTTTCCGACGGAGTCTGGGCTCGCACTGAAGCGATTTAGCCCGACCGCGATCACGGTGGCCGACAACGGCGACATCTACCTCTCCGATGGTTATGCGAGTAACCATATTTTTGTGTTCGACAAATCCGGCAAGTACCTTCGCCATTTCGGGACCAAGGGAAATGCGATGAAGGAGTTCAACACCGCGCACGGAATGACGCTGGACACTCGCTATGAACCGCATCGATTACTGATTTGCGATCGCAACCATCAACCCAAGGGCCGACTGCTGCATTACGACCTGGAGGGCAACTTCATCGAAGAAGTCATCACCGGCTTGGGAATGCCAACGTCGGTAGCCGTCTCCGGAGATTACGTCTCAGTGCCTGACCTGCACGGACGTTTGGTGATTCTTGATCGATCGAACACAATCATCGCAGTCCTCGGAAACAACCCTGACCGCAAAAAAGGCCGCAACTTCAACGTCCCCCAGTCGGACTGGGTGGAAGGGGTCTTCAGCGGCACGCATGGTTCGTACTGGGACCGAGATGGCAATCTTTACGTTCAGGACTGGAACGTTTCGGGGCGTTTGATGAAGCTGGTACGGGTGAATTTGCAGCCGAATTGACCGCACCGAAGCGAAACACGTAAACTTCCAGCTTTAAGCGTTTGGGCAAACACGACGACCGAGCTTACACGGCGACAGCCCGCCACGAGGATGGGGTTGATCGCTGTCTGCCGCGCAACCGTCGAAAACGCCTTTGGAGTGCCGACAAGACGAGGCCGACATGGATTCAGATCAGGGAAGCGGGGCAGGAACGAAATTCGAAACGATGCGGGGACGCAACTTTCCGGCGCTTCGACAGTTTACGATCTTCCTCGAAAACCGCGTGGGGCAATTGCTGGAAGTGGTGCGTCGATTCGAAGGCACCGGGATCCGCATTTGTGCCCTGTCGATCAACGATGCCGCCGAGTGCGCATTCGTTCGCTTCCTGGTCAGCGATGCCGACCGGGGCCGAGAGATTCTGGAGCGAAGTGGGCTCGCGCTGATTGAAACCGATTTGATCGGAGTCCAGCTTCCCGAGGGTCCGCAACCGCTACTGCGCGTCTGCACCGCTCTGTTACAAGCGGAACTTAATATCATCCAAACGTACCCGCTGATCATTCGCCCTCATGGCAAGCCAGCGGTGGCGATCATGGTGGAGAACATCGAGATGGCGATGGAAACCTTAAATGAAAAAGGTTTCACGATCATCACCGAGGGAGATCTCGACGATAACCCCACGATGGATCAATAGTGCAGTTGGACTGGTGACAGTTCACCGCCGGCTCTTCAGTCGCGCGGCGGCTTGACGTCTTTCGTCGCGGCGGAACTTGTTTGTGACGCGCGGCGATTCTCTCGCTGGATCGCGTCATAAACTTCTTGGCGGTGAACCGGAATGGATTGCGGCGCCTCGATACCGAGGCGAACTTTGTCGCCACGGATATCGACGATCGTGACAACAACGTCGTCGCCAATCATGATGCTTTCATCGCGGTGTCGGGATAGGACCAGCATGTTGGCCTCGACATCATTGGATTCAAGAGGTAACGGATTTAGCAGGTAACGTCCATGCGGTGGTGCTAGTGGGAGACTCGTCATCATGACGAATCAAATCATCCGCAGTGGAAAGTGGCGAAGGATGCCGTTCGGCCTCGTCGCCTGGGGTGTACATCGTCGAGCAGGGCGATGAATTTGATATCGTTTGTTAGAAGTCGGCAGATGCCGGTCGTGACGGTCGCTCCCTCCAACCGGATTGATTCGAAGGTCGTGCTTCAAACGGCGTTTCAGACCATCAAAGCACGATCGACACCGGACCAACCGGCGCAAACCGGATGAACAATCCTTTTGGATACGCCGACGAGTGAACGACGATCTCAGGCCCGACCGTGGTCGTCCATCGCTGTCTGGGGCGAAACACCCCCTACCGAACGAGCCGGAGGAAATGATCTGCGATAAGCATCGACCGAGTCACGCCGACGACCATCGCCCGAGCCGCCACCTCTGGATCGAACGTTTGTTAAGCCGCCGACTTCTTCGCAGAAAGCTTGGCCGTCGTTGTCGACGTCAGCTCGCGAACGACGTCACTTGCCCCGGCAAGAGAATGCACCGGTTGCTGCAACGCATAGTCGTTGTCAGTGATGATTTGGCATCCCAGTCGACGGCTGAGGTTCAATACGATCGGCGATCGCAAGTTAGTAGTCAGCTTTCCCGAGTGCCCCGAGATCGTCGTCAGAACGTAAGTCTCCGTCCCTGGCTTCAGATGCAAGCTGGTCAGCTCGCGCCGTGAAACTTGCACCCGGTAATCCGGAAAGAACGCCCGCGGACTGATCAGCGGTAACGCTCGATCGCCACGTGATGCACTTTGCAGCCAGGCAACGGATTCATTTTCAAGATCTGGCAACAAGGCCCAGTCCCGCAGAGATTCCATTCCGATCAGGCCGGCAGGAAACAGGAACAACTGATCTTGATCGAGAGAGATCGTTCCAAATCGTTGTGTTTCGATTCGCATCGCGTAGGCTCGGGACGCTTCAGATGACTTTGGATAGGTTTACAATATCGATATCGGCGGACGCACTGTTCGAATCGACAAAATCGGCAAAGAACAACCAAAACCAGAGAGCCTTATGATTCTGATCGGAACGATGAATCTGACGCGGACGCGTGAGTCAGGCCAGTTCTATTGCCCGACCTGTGTGTCCACTCAGGATTACCGCCTGCGTTCCAGACGACCGTTTCTGACGCTTTACTTTATCCCTGTCGTCCCCATCGGCGGCGCCGAACAATTTGTTGTCTGCGGGGGCTGCCGCGAAAAGTGGGATCCGTCGGTCCTTACCATTGACTATCAACACCCCTCGCAGGTTCGGCCCGACGGCGAGACAAGCGGGCAACTTTCGGCCGATCAGTTTCACGACCAAGCGTTACGTAGCGCTATCTTGGTCGTGCTCGACGATGGCTTTATGTCCGAAGCAGAAATCGAATCACTGCTCGGTCTGGGAAGCCATCTATTTGGGCGTCCGATCGATCGCGAGGAACTCGGTGAACTCTGTTCGATCGCGGAACAAAACAAGGTTCGCGCTCGAAACTATGTCACCTCGGTTTCGCACCGCTGGAATCGCGATCAAAAAGTCGAGGCACTGCAAGCGATGTTTCTTGCCGCTACCGCCGAAGGTGAACTTAGCGATTCACAGATCAAATTATTGGCCGACATGAAGGACCTGCTTGGCTTAAGCGACGAAGAGTATCACAAAGCGATCGGAGAAGCCTTGCAGTGGGAACATGTCTGATGAAAACAGCGTCTCTCCAAATGTTTTTCGATCAGCTTACTTCGATCTTGGGCTCGATCGCGATCACTTGCCTGGTGATGACGTGCGTCGGCGGATGCCAACGAGAACGCACCGACCTTGATTACACCTTCCACGTTGAACATGTCATCCCAATGGACGGCGCGTTGCCGGGTGACATGGTTCAATTTGAAAACGTGTTTTGGGAACCAGATGATTCAATCTCACTACGTAAAATGATTGCCGACGATGGGATCGCCCAGGGGCGCAACGTGCTCGAGATCGGTACGGGCACGGGGCTGATCGCGCTGACGTGCGCGAATCATGGTGCGAAGAACGTCGTCGCCACTGACATCAATCCGGCAGCGGTCGCCAACGCCCAGTACAACGCAGCGATGCTGGAACTCGAGTCAGCCCTGGAAGTCCGCCAGGTTGATGCCGATAGCCCTGGCGCCTTCGCCGTTCTCAAGCCCAACGAAACCTTTGATCTGATCATTTCCAATCCGCCGTGGGAAGACGGCACGATCGATCAACCACTTGATCACGCGTTCTATGATCCGAGCTTCGCACTGATGGATTCGATCCTCGATGGCTTGCCGCAACGTTTGGCTCCCGGCGGCCGCTGCCTGTTGGCATACGGGCACGTCCCAGCAATTACGCGTTTGCTATCCGAAGCCGAAGCCCGAGGATTCCAAACAAAGGTCCTCGACGATCGCAAACTCGAATCACTACCCCAAGATTTTCTACCGGGAATGTTGATCGAATTGCGATTGGGGCGGGATCAAATCCCCAAGATTCGCGCAAGTCAAGAGGAGTAGCCCGCAAATCGATCCCGATTTGACGAAGCAATAAAAATGCTTGCGGCGCCGACTTTTTCCCTATTAACATGAATAGCGATGGCAAAGGAGACTCATTTCAAGATGAGTGCTTGCGGACGAGACCGATCGTCCAATCTGCAAGGATGTTCCTTTCCTTTGCCCAACCTAAATCAAACGGACGCGAGCCGGAATCGCCTATGATCCACTACACCTGTGATCGCTGCAAACGCGCGATCGATCCGGAAACGGAACTTAGGTACGTTGTCGAGATCGAAATTCATGCGGCCTCGTGTGATGACTCACACGGCCACATTCGAAACGAAGGCGGAGAAGACGAAGTCGACCATTTGGCAGAGCTGCACGATCAGTTGCAACGCGAAGTCAATCCTGACATCGAACCGCAATGCTTTGCCGACGACGACTTCGGTGACCTCGACGACGCCGAATCAACCGATCATTGCCAGCAATACGACCTCTGCGAACAATGCCACGACGCTTTTCTGAACAACCCGCTCGGACGCGAGGCCACGGTGGGACTGGGGTTTAGCAATAATTAGCTCAACGATTTTTCCTCTCCGCTGTTCTGTCCGCCGCTGTGACCGTCCGCTCGAACGAACCAATGGTGGCCTGCGATGTGCCGAAGGGCACCGTTTTGACGCCGCACGCGAAGGCTACTTCAATCTGACTCAACCACAGGATCGCCGCAGTAAATCGCCAGGTGATAGCGACGACGCTGTCTTGGCTCGACAGAGCTGGATCAACCGAGGGCACATGGTCGGGCTGATCGAAACGCTCTCTGAATTATTGTCCGAACACCCATTGGACTTGAGCTGCACTCGCCGAACGATCGACCTCGGTTGTGGCGAAGGCAGTTTTGGTAAGGCACTCTTCGACGACTGTCCCGAAACATTTTGCGGTATCGACCTCTCGAAACGCGCGATCCGCTTGGCTGCCCGGCAATGGCCCGACGCGACTTGGGTGCTCGCTAATGCTGATCGTGTTCTGCCGTTCGCCGATGGCACCGCGGGACGATTGATGTCGCTGTTTGGGCGTCGACCGGTCACTGAAATTGCTCGCGTGCTATGCGACGATGGCCAATGCATGATCGCGGTCCCCGGCGAAGAAGACTTGATCGAGCTACGCGAACTCGTACAGACGGTTGGCAAACGCCGCAGCCGTTGGAAAGCGATCGTTGACGAGTTTGCCGACGTGGGTTTCAAACTTCAACGGCAAGCCACCTGGCGTCATTCGGTCGAACTTGATCAGCCAGCGATTACCGATGCCCTGGCGATGACCTACCGGGCCGTCCGCCATTCACAACATTCCCGAATCCAAAGCGTCGAACAGATGAATGTGACCCTTCACGCCGACCTGATGGTATTTCAACGCTAGCGATTCGTCAGACCGAACTGCACCGCTTGCCCACCGGCCCGCAGAACAAAAAAGCCCTCTTGCCGAAACAAGAGGGCTTCAATGATTCACTACGATCTTGCTATTGCAGCATTAGAGCTCAAGAGAAACTGTCTCTTTCGAGGCCCGGGTTCCCAATGCTCCCCAAACACCGTAAGGGCTCTTCCGAGTCATCGTCCCGCCGGTCGGCCAGTTAGGAGAGTTTGCCGAAAGGTCACCGGAGTCCACGGATTCAGTGATAAAGGTCACCGCCCCATCGCCCATCAAAATGTGTGCACCACCTTGGTGACGACTACCGACGGTAAACATCCCGTCAGATCCGTCACCCGAGTAAGCACAACTGACTCGGTTCGGAGGCATGATCGTGGTAACGCTGGTCATCACAGGACGCCCGTCAGTCCAACGCATCCCCTTGTTTTGCGAGACCGACCAGTTGTTGGTGTTCGTGCCCGCAAGGTGAAATTGAGGATCTTCTGGGTCGATCGTGTCTTCACAATCGATCGGCGTAATGAAGAACGAAGCGTTCGAACCTCGGTTGACGACCGTACCGCGTACTTCCAACGTGTTGTTGTCAACGACGATTTCGCCGCAAGCGATCGTGTTGCTCAATCCATCCAGCATGTCACGGAACTTTGTCGTACGACGAGATTCGAAGAAACCTCGATTGTGACAACTGCGACGCGCCGGGGCACACCAAGTCAACTCTTCGCCGCGTTCGCCGCGGCATGAGTGATTGTTGCTGGCGACGCCATCACCCAAGCTAGCGGCATAGTTAGTGAAGCCCTCAAAGTTCGCCGGCGGGACCGCGGGATCACTGGGGCAACGATAAGTCGTGATTTGCGTGACCCATGGGGTATAGGCGCGATCCCATGGCACCGGTCCCATCGGGGCGAACGGGGGCGTGCGGTCGGAACCGTTGTGATTAACCGATCGCGGGTTCGAGATCATGTCCCACAATCCCTGCTGCTCGATAAACGGAGTCAGCGGCACGAGGAACGACAACAAGTGCCGGTTGCTGTTGTTCGCATTCGTCGGCGAAACATACGTTCCACCGCTCTGAACTGGCAGCTGTTTGAACGCCGAATGGTAGTTGTGCAAGCCAAGACCAATCTGCTTGAAATTGTTACTGCAGCTCATCCGCCGCGCCGCTTCACGGGCAGCCTGAACGGCGGGCAGCAACAACCCCACCAAGATTCCAATGATGGCGATGACCACCAACAATTCGACAAGGGTGAAACCTCGTCGAACACGTTTGTTCAACATAATTTTTTCTCAAAAGTACAGGGGATGACAACGCGACGTTGAAGAAGCGTGGGGCAACCGATACGGCCACAAGAATGAAGAACTTGCGAATTACGCAATTCAGCTAGCAGTCGCCCCTTGCGAAAGAGTCTTGCTGGACCACCCATTTTGAACAATGGAATATCGCGCAAAATCACTGTGAATTTTCAAGAAAGTGCGATACCTACCCGGACTTCGGGATACCGACTCAGACCGATAGGGCGAACGAGAAGCTCCACCCAGGGGCTAGAACGCAGCGCACTTACGAAGTTTCATTCGCAATCGCTCATTGCCTTTGCAAAGACACAGAGCCCCTAAAAAAAGGGAACTCATCTCCCCGAGAAGTGATGCCCGCGACGGCTTGAAGCAACGTCGCGTGGGCATCATGTGAATCAGACAAAGCCTCAGCGACATGAAGTCGCCGAACAAGTACCACTACTGGCTTTGCATGTCGGAGGCGTTTTGCTCCGCCATCGATTCCATCTGCTCTTCGGTGTGGACGACGCTGTCATCGACGCCAGTCGAAGTCGCTTCGGGTTGGTTACCACAGCCGGCGACCAAGGCGGCAGACACAAACAGGACACTCAGGCAGAAGAATCGTTTCATTTGACTTTCCATCAGGAACAAGAAATGGGAAGCGAAACAATCTAGAGCGACAGGGGGGAAAATCAAGCCCGGTCAATCGTGCAAGGAGAATTTGACTACGGCTCCAAACGGATCGCGTTCGTGCAGGACTATCTGGCGAAGCTACCGCTGATTTTCATCCGCAGCGAGGCCCTGCCCTTGCACCCAAAGATACCGCTGCCCGAGTGTCAAACCACGGTGACTTTCGTTACTACCGTCGGGCCAGACAATGGTCGCCGAGATGACGGAATCTTGATCAAGTTCACCGACTTCGTCGCAGGCAAAACGCAAGACCTGCTCGTTACCACACTGATAACCGTTTCCCGCCAACCGATATTTTGTGATCGCTCGCTCGGCATATCTCAGGGTCACGATTGCGCCGACGGCGTCGCGGTGACATTGCGTCCCCACCAACCTGATCTCGATCGTCGAAAAACGTTGATCGGTGTGATTGATAAACAGTCCCGCTGGTTCGAACAATCGGGTGACAACAAAGTCCAACTTTCGATCACGATTAAAATCCGCGGTTAAGAGCGCCCTGGCTAACTGTGGTGACGCGAATGATTCACCGATCGATGCCGCATCAACCGGTTGATATCGATCGTCAGCGGCGCGACGAAACAGCTGCATCGGCATTCGATAGTTTTGTCCGGAATGGGTGAAGTCATCGACGTGACCGTTGGCGACCACCAATTCCGGCGTTCCGTCACTATCGGCGTCCAACCACTGAGTCCCGTACCCCAACGTTCGAATCGTCGGATCGACCAACGCCCATGCGTCCGTTCGGTCAGACCAAACACCGTCATGAACTTGCTGATAAACGGTGTTGTAGTCATCACTGAAGTGGGTGACATAAAAATCAAGATCGCCGTCGTTATCGGCATCATCGGCGGCGATTCCCATCGAGGCTTGTGACAGGCTTCGAGCGTTAAACGCGACGCCGCGTGCGGCCCCCTGTTCTTGGAACTTTTGCCCCCCGATCCCATACGCCGTTGCTTCCGGCCGGGCTGAATCCCTCTCGATTCTGCCCGACCAAAAGTGATTGGCGGTCATGTCGTTGGCGACATAGACATCGATGCCGGGTGCCTGATCGAGTTGCCCGACCACCAACCCAAGTCCTCTCCCCGCTTGTATTTTCGCCAACCATTGCTGCGTCTGGTCGACAATCCGGCCGTGGTCCGTAACCGAATGGACACGATCGTGCTGAGCCGGAAAAACGAGCGGTCCGCAGGATCGATGAACGGTGAGTTCATCCGGAAAACACCGTCGGGTCACCACGTCGTCGCCACTGACATACTGAACGTCGAATAGTTCCGCGAGGCCATCGATATCGAGGTCAGCGATCGCAACCGAAGTTGTCCACTCCTGATTGGATTGAAACTGCGATGTTTCAGTCGCGTCGATAAAGGTGCCATCCCCTTGATTGATCAATAATCGATTTTGACCAAAGACGCCGACGTAAAGATCTGGAAAACCATCACTATTGATGTCCCCCGATGCGACACCTTGCGAGTATGACTGATCCCGGCAATCGGCGAGATCGGTGACGTCACTAAACACCCCGTTTCGGTTTCGATAGAAACGATTCGTCGAAGAATTGCCTTTTCGCGGCTGGCCATCACACACGGTCATGTAGAGATCAGGCCAGCCATCATGGTCGTAATCGATCGCACTCGCACCACCGGCACCCGATTGATAAATCCAAAGTCCCGCCTCACCATCAGCAGGCGGGGCGATCTTGCAACGATGATTTAGATTTCGGGACTTCGCTTCATCACTAAAACGAATCGCAGCCTGTTCGGTCGTAGCCGCAATGGCTATTTTCGATTTCGAAGACTCCCATCGCGGCGTCGGCAAGCTGTCGACATCCACTCGTGAGGCCACCAGCAATGTTGGATCTTGCCAAGGAGTCTTCGCCGTCAGTTGCCCCTTTAGTTCCAGAAAGACTTCGTTGGCATTTGCAACGGGGTCCTGCGACATCCGTACCGCCGCCCGCGCCCAATTGGCAGCTTCCCAGATCCTTCCCAACGTTTGCATCGACCGGGCGATTTCGACGGCGGCTCGCTGAGAATGTCGGCGCCAATACAACAGTGAATCGATTTGATCACGCATCGCAGTGATCGCTTGGGCACGCTTCGAAACGATCGCCGATTCTTCGGCATGTCCAATCTGGGCGAGCAAGTTTGCCAACCGACTGAGCGCTTCACCGCTATTCTCGTCCAATTGAACGGCGTTCCAGTAAGCACGCACCGCCTGTTCGTTCTGTGCTTGACGCTCAGCCCATCGCCCCGCGGCCAACCAATACTGTGGTTGCCGCCGGACTTCACTACCAACGGTCGCCAACCACTCCTTCAGAAGTTGCGATTGATCGTTTTCAGGGGAATCGGTTTCGACGATCGCTCGACCATAATACGCCGATGCCTCGGCAAACTCTGGGTGCGTCGACCAGACTTGTCGCAATGAATCGATCGCGTCAGCCCAACGGTTGTCATAACAAACGGGACGGACGAGCGCGTACCGTGGTCGCTGGTCACCGGGGTTTTGCGACAACACATAGTTGCACATTTCCTCATCGGTCTGTGGTCGCGACAAATCGGACAAGATCAACAATTCATCGACACCGGCCTGATTGTGCTGCACGAGAGATTGCAGATGTTCGCGGGCACGCCGCTCGAGCCCGAGGGACGCTTGCAGGCCGGCCAGATCGCGGCGGGTC
Encoded here:
- a CDS encoding DUF1559 domain-containing protein; protein product: MLNKRVRRGFTLVELLVVIAIIGILVGLLLPAVQAAREAARRMSCSNNFKQIGLGLHNYHSAFKQLPVQSGGTYVSPTNANNSNRHLLSFLVPLTPFIEQQGLWDMISNPRSVNHNGSDRTPPFAPMGPVPWDRAYTPWVTQITTYRCPSDPAVPPANFEGFTNYAASLGDGVASNNHSCRGERGEELTWCAPARRSCHNRGFFESRRTTKFRDMLDGLSNTIACGEIVVDNNTLEVRGTVVNRGSNASFFITPIDCEDTIDPEDPQFHLAGTNTNNWSVSQNKGMRWTDGRPVMTSVTTIMPPNRVSCAYSGDGSDGMFTVGSRHQGGAHILMGDGAVTFITESVDSGDLSANSPNWPTGGTMTRKSPYGVWGALGTRASKETVSLEL
- a CDS encoding 6-bladed beta-propeller, coding for MTRTNAGLVVVWGFVAIILVTISTTVVRATEPVRMGCGDMTFETVPGWGLRPDGNSPLGPTHGGVVIDTEGNIYTSAQAGVFVFSPEGKIVHTYLGEDYSNLHDMEIRQEDGEEYIYGARNKNAEGIKFRVRGGDVVLRLPFPTESGLALKRFSPTAITVADNGDIYLSDGYASNHIFVFDKSGKYLRHFGTKGNAMKEFNTAHGMTLDTRYEPHRLLICDRNHQPKGRLLHYDLEGNFIEEVITGLGMPTSVAVSGDYVSVPDLHGRLVILDRSNTIIAVLGNNPDRKKGRNFNVPQSDWVEGVFSGTHGSYWDRDGNLYVQDWNVSGRLMKLVRVNLQPN
- a CDS encoding acetolactate synthase, translated to MDSDQGSGAGTKFETMRGRNFPALRQFTIFLENRVGQLLEVVRRFEGTGIRICALSINDAAECAFVRFLVSDADRGREILERSGLALIETDLIGVQLPEGPQPLLRVCTALLQAELNIIQTYPLIIRPHGKPAVAIMVENIEMAMETLNEKGFTIITEGDLDDNPTMDQ
- a CDS encoding acyl-CoA thioesterase, with protein sequence MNSALIQYTHEIRVGYHQTDGQRRVHHSNYLNYFEDARVEMLRAGGMPYKAIEDSGRLLVVTEMNVRYFAPADFDDLLQVEVVTTEIRKVRLTHHYRVLREQTLLAEADSVIASVDPTGRPKKLPPEILSLASKLGNKAGTL
- a CDS encoding methyltransferase; amino-acid sequence: MKTASLQMFFDQLTSILGSIAITCLVMTCVGGCQRERTDLDYTFHVEHVIPMDGALPGDMVQFENVFWEPDDSISLRKMIADDGIAQGRNVLEIGTGTGLIALTCANHGAKNVVATDINPAAVANAQYNAAMLELESALEVRQVDADSPGAFAVLKPNETFDLIISNPPWEDGTIDQPLDHAFYDPSFALMDSILDGLPQRLAPGGRCLLAYGHVPAITRLLSEAEARGFQTKVLDDRKLESLPQDFLPGMLIELRLGRDQIPKIRASQEE
- the fliW gene encoding flagellar assembly protein FliW — encoded protein: MRIETQRFGTISLDQDQLFLFPAGLIGMESLRDWALLPDLENESVAWLQSASRGDRALPLISPRAFFPDYRVQVSRRELTSLHLKPGTETYVLTTISGHSGKLTTNLRSPIVLNLSRRLGCQIITDNDYALQQPVHSLAGASDVVRELTSTTTAKLSAKKSAA
- a CDS encoding TerB family tellurite resistance protein, which encodes MILIGTMNLTRTRESGQFYCPTCVSTQDYRLRSRRPFLTLYFIPVVPIGGAEQFVVCGGCREKWDPSVLTIDYQHPSQVRPDGETSGQLSADQFHDQALRSAILVVLDDGFMSEAEIESLLGLGSHLFGRPIDREELGELCSIAEQNKVRARNYVTSVSHRWNRDQKVEALQAMFLAATAEGELSDSQIKLLADMKDLLGLSDEEYHKAIGEALQWEHV
- the rnc gene encoding ribonuclease III, with the translated sequence MEQDATSSDESPERNPPDVKSAGPSTDREIRLVPTARTADGELDHAAKLVRCQELIDYQFNDLELLQNALTHASGAAHRLASNERLEFLGDSVLGFVVCSWLYEEYPEYNEGDLTKIKSAVVSRRTCGKVACQIGLDECLIVGRGVTRNRSYPRSLVSDVFESIVAAIYLDGGHEIVRQRLIRWLRREVETAVQSQGSTNYKSTLQQRAQRDIACTPQYRLKRETGPDHRKSFLISAVIDGNEFTAAWGSNKKEAEQKAAANALAEMSNESIPFPLTESHSAESHPAEEPPGEERS
- a CDS encoding methyltransferase domain-containing protein gives rise to the protein MVGLIETLSELLSEHPLDLSCTRRTIDLGCGEGSFGKALFDDCPETFCGIDLSKRAIRLAARQWPDATWVLANADRVLPFADGTAGRLMSLFGRRPVTEIARVLCDDGQCMIAVPGEEDLIELRELVQTVGKRRSRWKAIVDEFADVGFKLQRQATWRHSVELDQPAITDALAMTYRAVRHSQHSRIQSVEQMNVTLHADLMVFQR
- the csrA gene encoding carbon storage regulator CsrA — its product is MLVLSRHRDESIMIGDDVVVTIVDIRGDKVRLGIEAPQSIPVHRQEVYDAIQRENRRASQTSSAATKDVKPPRD
- a CDS encoding FG-GAP-like repeat-containing protein, translating into MIVPSLCLAISVGCGASRQESDSPATQLESDPALGTPAGKSHTSSASRESLIGEVTRLARSGQFALAEQALRPRLVEFADDTEVLQLAGDLAVAMKQPSIAIDRYQAAIDAQTTPSVLILDKIGRQWMQLAKPFRSIEVLQQMVLLDPSSAATRRDLAGLQASLGLERRAREHLQSLVQHNQAGVDELLILSDLSRPQTDEEMCNYVLSQNPGDQRPRYALVRPVCYDNRWADAIDSLRQVWSTHPEFAEASAYYGRAIVETDSPENDQSQLLKEWLATVGSEVRRQPQYWLAAGRWAERQAQNEQAVRAYWNAVQLDENSGEALSRLANLLAQIGHAEESAIVSKRAQAITAMRDQIDSLLYWRRHSQRAAVEIARSMQTLGRIWEAANWARAAVRMSQDPVANANEVFLELKGQLTAKTPWQDPTLLVASRVDVDSLPTPRWESSKSKIAIAATTEQAAIRFSDEAKSRNLNHRCKIAPPADGEAGLWIYQSGAGGASAIDYDHDGWPDLYMTVCDGQPRKGNSSTNRFYRNRNGVFSDVTDLADCRDQSYSQGVASGDINSDGFPDLYVGVFGQNRLLINQGDGTFIDATETSQFQSNQEWTTSVAIADLDIDGLAELFDVQYVSGDDVVTRRCFPDELTVHRSCGPLVFPAQHDRVHSVTDHGRIVDQTQQWLAKIQAGRGLGLVVGQLDQAPGIDVYVANDMTANHFWSGRIERDSARPEATAYGIGGQKFQEQGAARGVAFNARSLSQASMGIAADDADNDGDLDFYVTHFSDDYNTVYQQVHDGVWSDRTDAWALVDPTIRTLGYGTQWLDADSDGTPELVVANGHVDDFTHSGQNYRMPMQLFRRAADDRYQPVDAASIGESFASPQLARALLTADFNRDRKLDFVVTRLFEPAGLFINHTDQRFSTIEIRLVGTQCHRDAVGAIVTLRYAERAITKYRLAGNGYQCGNEQVLRFACDEVGELDQDSVISATIVWPDGSNESHRGLTLGQRYLWVQGQGLAADENQR